A genomic stretch from Patagioenas fasciata isolate bPatFas1 chromosome 8, bPatFas1.hap1, whole genome shotgun sequence includes:
- the PANK1 gene encoding pantothenate kinase 1 isoform X2 gives MKLIVPEQRPFPWFGMDIGGTLVKLVYFEPKDITAEEEQEEVENLKSIRKYLTSNTAYGKTGIRDVHLELKNLTMCGRKGNLHFIRFPSCAMHRFIQMGSEKNFSSLHTTLCATGGGAYKFEEDFRTIADLQLHKLDELDCLIQGLLYVDSVGFNGQPECYYFENPTNPEQCQKKPYCLDNPYPMLLVNIGSGVSILAVYSKDNYKRVTGSSLGGGTFLGLCCLLTGCETFEEALEMAAKGDSTNVDKLVKDIYGGDYERFGLQGSAVASSFGHMMSKEKRDSISKEDLARATLVTITNNIGSIARMCALNENIDKVVFVGNFLRINMISMKVLAYAMDYWSKGQLKALFLEHEGYFGAVGALLELLKMTDDQ, from the exons ATGAAACTCATAGTGCCCGAGCAGCGCC CATTTCCATGGTTTGGAATGGATATCGGTGGAACATTGGTTAAACTGGTCTACTTCGAACCTAAGGACATTACTGCAGAAGAGGAACAAGAAGAGGTGGAAAACCTGAAAAGCATTAGAAAATACTTGACCTCCAACACAGCCTATGGTAAAACTGGCATTCGCGATGTCCATCTTGAACTGAAAAACTTGACTATGTGTGGACGCAAAGGAAACCTGCACTTCATCCGCTTTCCCAGCTGTGCCATGCACAGGTTCATACAGATGGGTAGTGAAAAGAACTTCTCAAGTTTGCACACTACACTCTGTGCCACAGGAGGTGGAGCGTACAAGTTTGAGGAGGACTTTAGAACG ATTGCTGATCTACAACTTCATAAACTGGATGAATTGGACTGTTTGATCCAGGGCCTTCTTTATGTTGATTCGGTTGGTTTCAATGGCCAACCAGAGTGCTATTATTTTGAAAATCCTACAAATCCTGAACAGTGCCAGAAAAAACCTTACTGCCTTGATAATCCATATCCTATGCTGCTAGTTAACATAGGCTCAGGGGTCAGCATCCTAGCTGTGTATTCCAAGGACAACTATAAGAGAGTCACAGGATCCAG TCTTGGAGGAGGAACATTCCTGGGCCTGTGCTGTCTGCTGACTGGCTGCGAGACATTTGAAGAAGCACTAGAAATGGCTGCCAAAGGAGACAGCACCAATGTGGATAAGCTGGTGAAAGATATTTATGGAGGAGACTATGAACGGTTTGGCCTTCAAGGGTCTGCTGTAGCCTCAAG CTTTGGTCATATGATGAGTAAAGAAAAGAGAGATTCCATCAGTAAAGAGGACTTGGCCAGAGCTACTTTGGTTACCATCACCAACAACATAGGTTCTATTGCTCGCATGTGTGCGTTGAATGAG AACATTGACAAAGTGGTATTTGTTGGCAACTTTCTCAGAATTAATATGATTTCTATGAAGGTGCTAGCATATGCTATGGATTATTGGTCCAAGGGACAACTGAAAGCTCTGTTTTTGGAACATGAG GGTTATTTTGGAGCTGTTGGGGCTCTTCTAGAGTTGCTTAAAATGACAGATGATCAGTGA
- the PANK1 gene encoding pantothenate kinase 1 isoform X3, with amino-acid sequence MDIGGTLVKLVYFEPKDITAEEEQEEVENLKSIRKYLTSNTAYGKTGIRDVHLELKNLTMCGRKGNLHFIRFPSCAMHRFIQMGSEKNFSSLHTTLCATGGGAYKFEEDFRTIADLQLHKLDELDCLIQGLLYVDSVGFNGQPECYYFENPTNPEQCQKKPYCLDNPYPMLLVNIGSGVSILAVYSKDNYKRVTGSSLGGGTFLGLCCLLTGCETFEEALEMAAKGDSTNVDKLVKDIYGGDYERFGLQGSAVASSFGHMMSKEKRDSISKEDLARATLVTITNNIGSIARMCALNENIDKVVFVGNFLRINMISMKVLAYAMDYWSKGQLKALFLEHEGYFGAVGALLELLKMTDDQ; translated from the exons ATGGATATCGGTGGAACATTGGTTAAACTGGTCTACTTCGAACCTAAGGACATTACTGCAGAAGAGGAACAAGAAGAGGTGGAAAACCTGAAAAGCATTAGAAAATACTTGACCTCCAACACAGCCTATGGTAAAACTGGCATTCGCGATGTCCATCTTGAACTGAAAAACTTGACTATGTGTGGACGCAAAGGAAACCTGCACTTCATCCGCTTTCCCAGCTGTGCCATGCACAGGTTCATACAGATGGGTAGTGAAAAGAACTTCTCAAGTTTGCACACTACACTCTGTGCCACAGGAGGTGGAGCGTACAAGTTTGAGGAGGACTTTAGAACG ATTGCTGATCTACAACTTCATAAACTGGATGAATTGGACTGTTTGATCCAGGGCCTTCTTTATGTTGATTCGGTTGGTTTCAATGGCCAACCAGAGTGCTATTATTTTGAAAATCCTACAAATCCTGAACAGTGCCAGAAAAAACCTTACTGCCTTGATAATCCATATCCTATGCTGCTAGTTAACATAGGCTCAGGGGTCAGCATCCTAGCTGTGTATTCCAAGGACAACTATAAGAGAGTCACAGGATCCAG TCTTGGAGGAGGAACATTCCTGGGCCTGTGCTGTCTGCTGACTGGCTGCGAGACATTTGAAGAAGCACTAGAAATGGCTGCCAAAGGAGACAGCACCAATGTGGATAAGCTGGTGAAAGATATTTATGGAGGAGACTATGAACGGTTTGGCCTTCAAGGGTCTGCTGTAGCCTCAAG CTTTGGTCATATGATGAGTAAAGAAAAGAGAGATTCCATCAGTAAAGAGGACTTGGCCAGAGCTACTTTGGTTACCATCACCAACAACATAGGTTCTATTGCTCGCATGTGTGCGTTGAATGAG AACATTGACAAAGTGGTATTTGTTGGCAACTTTCTCAGAATTAATATGATTTCTATGAAGGTGCTAGCATATGCTATGGATTATTGGTCCAAGGGACAACTGAAAGCTCTGTTTTTGGAACATGAG GGTTATTTTGGAGCTGTTGGGGCTCTTCTAGAGTTGCTTAAAATGACAGATGATCAGTGA
- the PANK1 gene encoding pantothenate kinase 1 isoform X4: MAAKGDSTNVDKLVKDIYGGDYERFGLQGSAVASSFGHMMSKEKRDSISKEDLARATLVTITNNIGSIARMCALNENIDKVVFVGNFLRINMISMKVLAYAMDYWSKGQLKALFLEHEGYFGAVGALLELLKMTDDQ, encoded by the exons ATGGCTGCCAAAGGAGACAGCACCAATGTGGATAAGCTGGTGAAAGATATTTATGGAGGAGACTATGAACGGTTTGGCCTTCAAGGGTCTGCTGTAGCCTCAAG CTTTGGTCATATGATGAGTAAAGAAAAGAGAGATTCCATCAGTAAAGAGGACTTGGCCAGAGCTACTTTGGTTACCATCACCAACAACATAGGTTCTATTGCTCGCATGTGTGCGTTGAATGAG AACATTGACAAAGTGGTATTTGTTGGCAACTTTCTCAGAATTAATATGATTTCTATGAAGGTGCTAGCATATGCTATGGATTATTGGTCCAAGGGACAACTGAAAGCTCTGTTTTTGGAACATGAG GGTTATTTTGGAGCTGTTGGGGCTCTTCTAGAGTTGCTTAAAATGACAGATGATCAGTGA
- the PANK1 gene encoding pantothenate kinase 1 isoform X1, translated as MGEQLRAQPAAPSGPPPPAAASCSLLGGLLQNGFHPSSQPLSNGGCGEAPHPLLLLPELPPLSHGSPAKKCRLRRRMDSGRRHRPPFPWFGMDIGGTLVKLVYFEPKDITAEEEQEEVENLKSIRKYLTSNTAYGKTGIRDVHLELKNLTMCGRKGNLHFIRFPSCAMHRFIQMGSEKNFSSLHTTLCATGGGAYKFEEDFRTIADLQLHKLDELDCLIQGLLYVDSVGFNGQPECYYFENPTNPEQCQKKPYCLDNPYPMLLVNIGSGVSILAVYSKDNYKRVTGSSLGGGTFLGLCCLLTGCETFEEALEMAAKGDSTNVDKLVKDIYGGDYERFGLQGSAVASSFGHMMSKEKRDSISKEDLARATLVTITNNIGSIARMCALNENIDKVVFVGNFLRINMISMKVLAYAMDYWSKGQLKALFLEHEGYFGAVGALLELLKMTDDQ; from the exons ATGGGAGAGCAGCTCCGCGCCCAGCCCGCCGCCCCGTCCGGGCCACcaccgcccgccgccgcctcctgctcgCTGCTCGGCGGGCTGCTGCAGAACGGCTTCCACCCCTCGAGCCAGCCGCTGAGCAACGGCGGCTGCGGGGAGGCGCCGCACCCGCTGCTGCTCCTCCCGGAGCTGCCGCCGCTCAGCCACGGTTCCCCGGCCAAGAAATGCAGGCTGCGCCGGAGGATGGACTCGGGCCGGCGGCACAGGCCAC CATTTCCATGGTTTGGAATGGATATCGGTGGAACATTGGTTAAACTGGTCTACTTCGAACCTAAGGACATTACTGCAGAAGAGGAACAAGAAGAGGTGGAAAACCTGAAAAGCATTAGAAAATACTTGACCTCCAACACAGCCTATGGTAAAACTGGCATTCGCGATGTCCATCTTGAACTGAAAAACTTGACTATGTGTGGACGCAAAGGAAACCTGCACTTCATCCGCTTTCCCAGCTGTGCCATGCACAGGTTCATACAGATGGGTAGTGAAAAGAACTTCTCAAGTTTGCACACTACACTCTGTGCCACAGGAGGTGGAGCGTACAAGTTTGAGGAGGACTTTAGAACG ATTGCTGATCTACAACTTCATAAACTGGATGAATTGGACTGTTTGATCCAGGGCCTTCTTTATGTTGATTCGGTTGGTTTCAATGGCCAACCAGAGTGCTATTATTTTGAAAATCCTACAAATCCTGAACAGTGCCAGAAAAAACCTTACTGCCTTGATAATCCATATCCTATGCTGCTAGTTAACATAGGCTCAGGGGTCAGCATCCTAGCTGTGTATTCCAAGGACAACTATAAGAGAGTCACAGGATCCAG TCTTGGAGGAGGAACATTCCTGGGCCTGTGCTGTCTGCTGACTGGCTGCGAGACATTTGAAGAAGCACTAGAAATGGCTGCCAAAGGAGACAGCACCAATGTGGATAAGCTGGTGAAAGATATTTATGGAGGAGACTATGAACGGTTTGGCCTTCAAGGGTCTGCTGTAGCCTCAAG CTTTGGTCATATGATGAGTAAAGAAAAGAGAGATTCCATCAGTAAAGAGGACTTGGCCAGAGCTACTTTGGTTACCATCACCAACAACATAGGTTCTATTGCTCGCATGTGTGCGTTGAATGAG AACATTGACAAAGTGGTATTTGTTGGCAACTTTCTCAGAATTAATATGATTTCTATGAAGGTGCTAGCATATGCTATGGATTATTGGTCCAAGGGACAACTGAAAGCTCTGTTTTTGGAACATGAG GGTTATTTTGGAGCTGTTGGGGCTCTTCTAGAGTTGCTTAAAATGACAGATGATCAGTGA